The Montipora capricornis isolate CH-2021 chromosome 6, ASM3666992v2, whole genome shotgun sequence genome has a window encoding:
- the LOC138050809 gene encoding fatty-acid amide hydrolase 2-A-like produces MDLCKESLPLFYLALKATESGVAFLWDNYFPFQSEKERMPFLKEKECVSKPADPILSLPGHVISQKIKEGELKCEETIKAFITRINEVNPLLNAVVGDRFEEAIAEARYIDQVLDSDEPESDEEKTILLSKPLLGVPVTVKASFACKGLPHSAGLVDRRDAIATEDAIVVKNLREAGAIPIAVTNCSELCMWFETDNVLYGRTNNPYDTSKMAGGSSGGEGSIISAAGSVCGVGSDLAGSIRIPALFNGIFGHKPSARVVPNEGHMPGGDSETVKDFLVVGPMCRYADDLVPMLKAMAGPKAYELGLDEKVDLSHLKVYTVHESHFPLLTSSLANSELMERQTQVCSFLQERFGATVRDAPIESFQYSPFIWLAMLFHKNASSLSAQLQQNGKTTETIHPVVEIFKSFLGHSKYHWATMTMLGMASLHQSFPGALSKFVKKGTQMREEIQDLLGNDGVLLLPSYPHTARPHQRCLLAPLNFSFSGIFNVMSLPVTQCPLGLDRDGLPLGIQIVAGRNNDKLSLAVAKQLDREFGGWRKWCPGKLSDQMPN; encoded by the exons ATGGATCTCTGCAAGGAAAGTCTACCTCTTTTTTACCTTGCCTTAAAAGCAACAGAGTCGGGAGTAGCATTTCTGTGGGACAACTATTTTCCATTTCAgtcagaaaaagaaagaatgccTTTCCTAAAAGAGAAAGAATGCGTTTCCAAGCCGGCAGACCCAATTTTAAGTTTACCGGGACATGTCATCTCCCAGAAGATAAAGGAGGGCGAGTTAAAATGCGAGGAAACAATCAAAGCGTTTATCACCCGGATTAATGAAGTAAACCCGTTACTGAACGCTGTGGTTGGAGATCGGTTCGAGGAAGCCATAGCAGAAGCAAGGTACATTGATCAAGTACTCGATTCTGACGAGCCAGAATCCGATGAGGAAAAAACTATTTTGTTAAGCAAACCTTTGTTGGGAGTTCCAGTAACCGTGAAAGCATCGTTCGCATGCAAGGGATTACCACATTCGGCTGGACTGGTGGACAGAAGAGATGCGATTGCCACTGAAGACGCGATAGTTGTTAAGAATCTCCGTGAGGCTGGCGCTATCCCCATCGCTGTCACAAACTGCAGTGAGCTGTGTATGTGGTTTGAGACAGACAATGTCCTTTATGGAAGGACAAACAATCCATACGATACATCAAAGATGGCAGGGGGAAGTTCAGGTGGAGAAGGATCTATCATTTCCGCTGCTGGTTCCGTTTGTGGTGTTGGCTCTGACCTGG CTGGCAGTATACGCATTCCGGCACTTTTCAATGGAATATTTGGTCACAAACCCAGCGCTAGAGTTGTCCCCAATGAAGGACACATGCCAGGAGGTGATAGTGAGACCGTCAAGGATTTCCTTGTCGTCGGACCAATGTGTCGTTATGCCGACGATCTGGTTCCTATGCTGAAGGCCATGGCAGGCCCTAAAGCGTATGAACTGGGTTTGGATGAAAAAGTGGATCTGTCCCACCTAAAGGTCTACACTGTTCATGAATCACACTTCCCTCTTCTCACTAGTTCACTTGCCAATTCAGAATTGATGGAACGCCAAACTCAAGTTTGTTCCTTCCTGCAAGAGCGCTTTGGTGCTACAGTTCGAGATGCACCAATCGAATCGTTCCAATACTCTCCCTTTATTTGGCTCGCTATGTTGTTCCACAAGAACGCCAGTTCCCTCAGTGCACAGCTTCAGCAGAACGGTAAAACTACAGAAACAATACACCCAGTTGTGGAGATTTTCAAGTCTTTTCTGGGGCACTCAAAGTATCACTGGGCTACCATGACCATGCTTGGAATGGCGTCCCTTCACCAGTCTTTCCCGGGCGCATTgtcaaagtttgtcaaaaaAGGCACCCAGATGCGTGAGGAGATCCAGGATCTTCTTGGCAATGACGGCGTCTTGCTTTTGCCCTCATACCCGCATACAGCGCGGCCACATCAGAGATGTCTTCTTGCTCCATTGAATTTTAGTTTCTCCGGGATCTTTAACGTCATGAGTCTGCCAGTTACGCAGTGCCCCTTGGGTCTTGACAGAGACGGGCTTCCGCTTGGCATACAGATCGTTGCCGGAAGAAATAACGACAAGCTGTCACTTGCAGTTGCTAAGCAACTTGATCGCGAGTTTGGTGGATGGAGGAAATGGTGCCCGGGTAAATTGTCCGACCAGATGCCAAACTAG